The sequence GCATATGTTGATTACACAACTCTAACTGTTGAGCATATACCGTATTGTATTTTTGCAACTCTTTTTCTTTTGACAAAATTAAATAGAGTTTAAATGTAACAATATTAATAAGCAAAATTATAATTAAACTTGTCCATGATTCGCTAATATATATTTTCTGATTTATTTCTATGCTAAGCATAAAAATATTGTAGACTACAAACATACTCCCTATAGGTATCAGCAACAAGATGAAATTATACTTATTTGGAAGATTCTTGATATTCTCATCATGAAAAAATTTCTGTAGACACACAATCAAAATTAGTGCTACTAATTTAGATAACAACGAACCCCAAAATTGAGGAATCATATAATCTATTCCACATAGAACAAATCCATATCCTACCAGAAACTCTGCCAGCATCCAAATGGCGTTAATTAAGACAGAAAATACAAATTTCTGTAAAATATTCCCTTCAAATACACCTATGCAGACTATGCTAACTAAAATAATACTAATTATGACATTTATGTATGCTGGAAGTATATTAATACTTCCAATAATTAACTGCCAGATAAAATATAATGCCCAACAAAAGCATCCTACAATCTTACGATCTTTCTTGATAAAAAAGATTTCAAAATACTTTTTTAAAATAAACAGAGAAAATATAGCCAAAGTAGTGTCTGCAATTAGAGCATTACCATAATTAAACAATAATATCCTCTCCTTTTAACATACAAAAAAGTTCACTTACTTTTTTTCTTCTATTTTCACTAATAGATAGTGTAGTCCCATCAACCAGTTCCATTGAGTCATAAAAATATGCAGCTACATATTTAGGATTCACTAAAAAAGACTGATGTGTTCTATAGAAATATGTATCAGCTTCTACCAGACGTCTTTCAATATCATTTAGTTTTCCATAACATTTTTTACTTCCATCATTTGTGATAATGTAGGTAACCCTACGATCACTCTGAAAATATAGAATATCCTCAATCGGCAATCTGTATGATATTTTATTATACTGATACTGAAAATACTTTGGTCGTCTTACAATCTCAGTTTCTGCATCTTTAAAATACTTTTTGAAAATTTGTGGTTCTATTGGTTTTGTAATGAACCTAAATGCGGAAACTTCAAAAACTTCTTTGGCAAAGCTTTCATGACTCGTAACATAAATAATTAGTACTTTTTTATCCATCTTTCGAATATTCCTAGCTGCATCTATTCCGTTTTGTTTGGCCATTTCAATATCAAGATAGATAATATCATATCTTTTTCCACGTTCTATATGCTCCACTAAACTACTGCCATCATAAAAAACATCTACTTCTATTTTCGTAACGCTCTCTTCTGTAACTTCCTCCAGCATTTTCTCAATCTGAGCAGTCACTAAAGTTTCATCATCACATATTGCAATTTCTAACATGCCTTTCACCCTTAGTAAATCAATCTTCTTTGTTACCTTTCGCTAAGTTTATTGCATACTTTATCAATTGTTCAAGGTTATATCTCTGTTCACTCGGACATCCTTCAACAATATCCTTCAAAGAAATTTCATTTCTTTTGTTCCCCGTTAGCAAATAATTAATATCCATATCAAATTTAGAATTGACTATTACAAGTTTTTCAAGTGACAGACCATATACTCCTCTTTCAACTTTTCCATAATATGCAAGACTCATCTCTAAAGTTTCTGCCATTTGCTCCTGCGTGTAGTCCAGCTCAAAACGCAACATTCTTAGTCTTTTTCCTATATCCACGTATAACGCTTTAGGTGAAGCATTTTTTACTTTTTTATTTTTGTGTATATCCTCTTTAAATTCCATAGCTCACCTCTGTAAATAATCATATATATCTATATCATACACATATAAAAGCGACTTATTAACACATGAATGCGACCTATTTTAAGAATATATGCGACTTGTTTAGGTTCTTTTTTGATAGTATGACACTGAATACAGCACTAGTCTTTCTCAATTATTTAATTTTTAAACCTATTAATCTATTAAAAAACATTATTTTAGTAACCAATATTGTAAAAAGGCGGTACTAAAGTCAATCTTCAGCACCACCTTCGTTTCTACGTCAATCATTCAGCCATACAAATGGTGTATTTTCTTGATAAATCACATCATATATATAATCTGCCATTTGTTCTTCAGATAAGCTCGAATGAGCAAGTCCTATTTCTCTTCCAACACTATTATTATGTAGATCCATATTCTTATGTTCTAGCTTAGTGTGACCATCCGATTCTACGCCTGTTGTATCTTTTTCTTCGTGTGCAGTCGCAAATAGTTCCGCTTTTTCTGAACCTATTAGAATTGTCATTTCTGCATTCCAGATACCATGCCTAAACGCATCACTTCGATCTCCTAATCCATTATGTCCAAACTTTCTTTCAGTCTGTCTTGTAGCTATGTTCTTGGCATCATTAACTTTCAGAGCAGCAAACGGATATTTAATCAGTAACTTCTTTTCTGTTTCAGTCAAAGCATTCCAAATATCCGTAATTCCTCTTGCTTCTTTTCTATCATTTTCTAAAATTGTTGAAATAATATCAGAAATTTCCTGTTCTGATTTTCCCGGATTAGCATTCTTGATATCCAATACCATTTCAACCAATTTCTCCATTTCAGAAGAGGTAATAATCTGTTCACTTATTACCATTTGTGGTTCTTCTGCGTAAACTGCTATCGTATTACCCAATACCATCATACATGCACAGCATAATACTGTTGCTTTAAAAAAGCTATATTTCATCTTTTTACCTCACTTTCACTTTATATCTTCTCGGAATCTTCAGTTATTGTTTTCCAGGGCTTACAGAGTCCATATTTTAAAAATCACTCACTTTTTATCAAAAAGTACTTGACAAATCAAAAGAACTTTGTAATGAAGCCAGTTGATGATATATTATTTCAATTAACTGGAGGTGATTTTTATATTTCCGCTAATCCTAGTAGATGCACCTCCTATCAGAACACTTTTCGTATTTGATTCTTTTTAATTTTATCTGTATCTTTTTCTCTCCTTAAGAGCACTTGGGATTATACCGTGCAGTTTTATATCCTAATTGTTACAACGCATTTTATTTGATGCCATAATTTGCAGAATTCGGAAAATTAAAATATCCCATTTTTAGCCTTGTTATAACGGTAATAATTTTTTCTATTACTGTTATAACAAGGATTCCAGGGGTTCGGGGATGGAAGATCCCCGTATTATTTCTGCACTATTTATTTTTCTGAAAATGGCATATTATAATGTGCTGATCAACACCTAATCTTTCTTTAATAGTTTCTATCCTGCATGAACGTTATTCTATCTTCGGACTAAAGCCAAGACTGTTTTCCTGTATGCTACATTCCTATCTGCTTCTGTAGGATACACAAACAAGAGTGAGAAAACAAACCATAAATTAGAAGATGATAAGCACCGCTCTGTAAAAAGATGGTACTGCCTCCTCTGCAGTATCATGTAGTTGCAACATCTTGATGCTTGAGTAATGCCATCAGCCGATGTGTTTTAAAATCATTATTAGTTTTTGCCACTTGTTTATATCCATTTTTCTTAACTTTCTTTTCTGCACCCCCATATTCAATTGTCAATTTTCAAGTGTAATTTCATTTATTGAGATTCCGATAAGTTATTTTTTACACTATATCATCTTTTATGCCCTAAAATTTTCCCATGTAATTATTCGGCTATTTTATGTAACTTTTCCTTCAAAAAAAGCTGCATACGATTTCTCTTTTTTGAGCAATTGCATATGTGTTCCTTGGTAAACCTGTCCATTTTTTATATAAATAACCTCATCTACATAATCAATCATGCTCAACTTGTGAGTAGAAATAAGTACAGTCTTTTCTTCTAAAATTCCTTGATTTCCAATCAATGCCTTCATAATTTTGTCTTCATCTACCACATCAATATTACTAGTCGCCTCATCTAAGAGGTATGTATCTGCCTCTTTGATCAAACATCTCGCAAGGCAAATCCTCTGTTCCTGTCCTCTGGACAAATTCTTTCCCTTTGCAATTTCGGTTCCCCAGTTTTGTGGCTGTCGACCTACTACATCATCAAGACCGATCGCCTGGCTTATCTGAATTAACCTCTCATTTGTGCATGTCTGTCCAAAAAGAACGTTTTCTAATATACTACCATCCAAAATGGTTGTATCCTGATCTAAATAAATAGGTTTTTCTCTACATTGCTCATCAAATACAACTTCACCCTGATAATCATTTAAGAGATTTGCTAAGATTTTAAGCATTGTAGATTTACCGCTTCCTGAAACTCCTACAACAGCATATTTTTTCCCCTTTTCAATTCTTATATTAACCTTCTCCAGACATTGCAAACTTCCGTAATGATAGGACATATCTTTGACTTGAATCGCCATATTGCCATCAAGTTTTGCAAATTTTCGTTCATTGTCCTGCATAAAGTCATCATCTAACAACTCTGTTGCTTTATCTACATTAGGTAAAACTGTGTAAACCGAATTACAAGCTTGCCCAATCACTACTACATTTTGTACTACTAGGTATAACAATGGAAGAAGTGCCATTTGACTAAAAATATTAATTTCTTCATTACACGCAATACTCAGTATACTCACTGCGATCGGAACAATATATGTAAATACATTAGTTAAAACATTCTGAAAGCTTTGAATAACAACTAATCCTCCATAGCTCTCTGCCTGTTGCTGATTTTCTTCATGCCACTTTTTAGTAAAAATCGAGCTAACACCCAAAACTTTTATGGTTGAAACTGATCGTATGATATTCTCACTTGTTGTATTTAACTGTATAATTTTTTGCGTATATTTGTTGCTTTCCATATATGCTATTTTGCTTGTTCCTATGTATACGACTAAATATAAAATAATTGCTCCTAAAAATAATATACCCAGAAGAATATTTTGTACTAGCAACAAAATCTGAACAAAAATAATTGTGCATAGCGAAATGAAAGAAGGTACCAACTTTAACAACAGTGCATCTTTAATCATTCCTCGTGCGTTTATCCTATACAACAAATCACCATTGCTTCTAAAGGAAAAAAATTTGTAATTTTTACTCATCAGTTTGTCAACTAGCCTGTTTCCATATATCTGCTCATACAAAATATTAAATTTTTTAGTCA comes from Coprococcus phoceensis and encodes:
- a CDS encoding sensor histidine kinase, with the protein product MFNYGNALIADTTLAIFSLFILKKYFEIFFIKKDRKIVGCFCWALYFIWQLIIGSINILPAYINVIISIILVSIVCIGVFEGNILQKFVFSVLINAIWMLAEFLVGYGFVLCGIDYMIPQFWGSLLSKLVALILIVCLQKFFHDENIKNLPNKYNFILLLIPIGSMFVVYNIFMLSIEINQKIYISESWTSLIIILLINIVTFKLYLILSKEKELQKYNTVYAQQLELCNQHMREKETVMMEFRNARHDMKQHFIVLIELLAKEDNQKAIEYLRKLINIEPLSKLGISRTDNIVVDSLVNAKYAVAIKEQIKFEIDIHIPMQLPFRSADLCILLGNILDNAIEASMMLDQERRYIKFFMKYEGNTLIITAINAYNGELLKNRSGKIITNKGDSGNHGIGLESVKKVTRKYHGSVVIEPDTQKFTIKIVLCDLSQKLQGTS
- a CDS encoding LytR/AlgR family response regulator transcription factor, producing MLEIAICDDETLVTAQIEKMLEEVTEESVTKIEVDVFYDGSSLVEHIERGKRYDIIYLDIEMAKQNGIDAARNIRKMDKKVLIIYVTSHESFAKEVFEVSAFRFITKPIEPQIFKKYFKDAETEIVRRPKYFQYQYNKISYRLPIEDILYFQSDRRVTYIITNDGSKKCYGKLNDIERRLVEADTYFYRTHQSFLVNPKYVAAYFYDSMELVDGTTLSISENRRKKVSELFCMLKGEDIIV
- a CDS encoding helix-turn-helix domain-containing protein, with product MEFKEDIHKNKKVKNASPKALYVDIGKRLRMLRFELDYTQEQMAETLEMSLAYYGKVERGVYGLSLEKLVIVNSKFDMDINYLLTGNKRNEISLKDIVEGCPSEQRYNLEQLIKYAINLAKGNKED
- a CDS encoding DUF6973 domain-containing protein; protein product: MMVLGNTIAVYAEEPQMVISEQIITSSEMEKLVEMVLDIKNANPGKSEQEISDIISTILENDRKEARGITDIWNALTETEKKLLIKYPFAALKVNDAKNIATRQTERKFGHNGLGDRSDAFRHGIWNAEMTILIGSEKAELFATAHEEKDTTGVESDGHTKLEHKNMDLHNNSVGREIGLAHSSLSEEQMADYIYDVIYQENTPFVWLND
- a CDS encoding peptidase domain-containing ABC transporter yields the protein MVILVKVILQTNQSDCLLACAAMIMNTLGCKVPVYKLIEKIELSMAGSNILQLKEALGEYGFSVEGYKIDIQSLNQTIMPVIAYVKNGHFIVLDKMSKNHFAGVDPAIGRIKYSFDEFQKIYSGVIVKIKRVDAGIKSEKLTRKGLLSFLSDKRLFRILAGLLVTSVFTQVVAMSYSYMYSMVGNGEAYKKVMLLLCGAVILLGIGSIMQGVLTKKFNILYEQIYGNRLVDKLMSKNYKFFSFRSNGDLLYRINARGMIKDALLLKLVPSFISLCTIIFVQILLLVQNILLGILFLGAIILYLVVYIGTSKIAYMESNKYTQKIIQLNTTSENIIRSVSTIKVLGVSSIFTKKWHEENQQQAESYGGLVVIQSFQNVLTNVFTYIVPIAVSILSIACNEEINIFSQMALLPLLYLVVQNVVVIGQACNSVYTVLPNVDKATELLDDDFMQDNERKFAKLDGNMAIQVKDMSYHYGSLQCLEKVNIRIEKGKKYAVVGVSGSGKSTMLKILANLLNDYQGEVVFDEQCREKPIYLDQDTTILDGSILENVLFGQTCTNERLIQISQAIGLDDVVGRQPQNWGTEIAKGKNLSRGQEQRICLARCLIKEADTYLLDEATSNIDVVDEDKIMKALIGNQGILEEKTVLISTHKLSMIDYVDEVIYIKNGQVYQGTHMQLLKKEKSYAAFFEGKVT